In the genome of Cynocephalus volans isolate mCynVol1 chromosome 10, mCynVol1.pri, whole genome shotgun sequence, the window CCTGTCCAGCCAGCCACGGTCTCACACACGTCTGCATTTCTAGCCCAGGCACCTCCAACCAAAGGTCTGTACTGGGAGCCTTCCGCAGAGGGCTTCCGTAGGCACCTCTGCCAAGACCTCCTCATCAGGGTGAAGGAGGGGAGACCTTCAGACACCTTTCCCACACTATGACTCAATGCTTTTCCTTTCCTAGTCCTCCCACTTCCTTCCCTCAACCTCGAGGTCCATGAAAGCTTTGCTGAGGGTTCCCCAGCAGTGAGATGACCCCCACGCCTGTGCGACCCACCTGACTCTCAAATGGGTAAATAACGGAAGGGAGGGAGACAGTGCGGTCTCTGGTGTGGCCTCATGCTTTCACTGTCACAGTGAGTGATGGAAGCCTGGACAGTCACCTTCACACTGGCTTGTGATCTGAACTGGCTGCTCCAGCCCTCGGCAGCTCAGCTGAGCTCCTGACAAATAGAAATGAGCACATTCTTGGGCTGTCTTCTCTTCCTTGCATTGACTCTGTAACTTGGGGTCAGCTCTGTTTCCttggttctttctctttcataCCCTTAGGTAAATCCTGGGTGAATGTGGGTGGCCTGTTGACGCATGAGTGACCCTGTTAATAGGTGTTCCCTTTGTGCTGGCTGTATTTAGGTTCACTTCCCCATCAGGCCTCTTTGTGGGTGGGTGGCTCATGACCCTATCAGCAGGCATGGCTGGGAGGCTGGCAGGCAGTCTAAAGACTCCTTCCCAGTTGCTGGATTTAGGAAAACTTTACTTGGGGAGGCTGGGGCTTTAGTGAGTTTCCTTTAGTGTCCTGATCTCTGTTCCATTCTCTCTCCATTCACTGTGGAGATCTGGAGTAACTATGGGTTAGAATCCTTTTCTCCCAGACTTCAGGACCCACTGAAAAGCACCAAGcccagagacaaagagaagaaagaggagagaagacagagGCAGCATCTGTCCTTTGTGAGGAGAATTCCCGGGCTTATCACAAAATCCGATTCTGAGGCCTGCCTGGGTGTGTTTTTAGGGGGCAGGGCCACCTACACCAGATGTAGCCAAGAAGGACTTCTgttaatttcttaattaatttcTGTTAATTTCCTTTGTTAATCTCTTCTTCCTCCCATAGGTTGACTTTAAACTTGCAGTGTCTGCAGGACTCAATTTAGAATCATGATTCTTAATTCTGCACCAAGCCTCCTCTGAGACCTTCATTCAAATCCCAACTCCCCTCATGGGCTACAGAACCTGGGCTTCGATTTCTATACCATTATATAGCTGGGGTAGAGTAGACACCGAGTAAATATTACTCATCACGCTTTCTCAACCCTACTTGCAAAATAGTCCATACTTTGGTCCTTTTCTGAAACTCTCAGCCACATCACAACTTTAAGTGCTCTGAATAGTCCTGCCACAAATAAACCTATTTACCTGTGCTAAACACAAGGATTCCAAACTTTTGGAACTGAGACTCCATATTTCTTTCCAGAACAGCTTTTAATGTGTTATTTCATGTAACACTGCATGGCAGATTCTACTTAGGACACTTGTGAAATTTCTGTCTTGCACTGAATCTCTTCATTGATGTACAAAATACCTCAGGGCCACTTATCCAGTTGTATACATTGAGCCAGTTTAGTTTCAAAGGTCCCTGCAAATTCTCATCTTTGATATGGCTGTTTTAATGTTAGTAAATATTCCACATGATCAACAAATAAAGAAGATTATTGTAGATGATGGGACAACCTATAAAAAATATGCAGTGGTGGGATCCAAATTAACCAGGATGGGTTGTACTtcaacaggaaagaaagaagctcTCTCAGGAGGTGACTTTTCAGCCAAGACCTGAATGATGACACTCAGGCACAAAAGAGCTGGAGAAGAGCATCCCAAGCACAAGAAAGAGCaggagcaaaggccctgagacatgAAAACAGAGTCTATTAGGAGATCAGAATCTAGGCACAGTGAGGGAGGGAGACCAGCTGGAGAGGAGATTGGAGGGGTCAGCCAGGGGCTCAGTGGCGCAGGCCTTTAGGCTATGAAAAGAGATCAGTGTTCACAGCAGGATATAATTTGAGACATTAACTGAGGATTCTCCGATCCCCTTGCATTTCTGGGTGCCCTCGTCCCCACAGTTTCAGAAACAACTGACTCCTCTATGCACAGCTCAAGGGGGAAGAGCTCACTCAATGAGCACAAGTACTAGAATTCTTGCTTTTGACTTCCAACACACAGTCTGAGCAGTCACAGCAGAAATAACTCTATTGAAGTGTAATGTGCCTAAATAGCCAGACTTTATGAGAAGTAACAATGGCCACATTTATTGTGCGTTTACTATACACAAGGCTCAGCTCTAAACCTTTACATGTAGCCCTCAGGACAACCCTGAAATAGGTAGGGCTGTTGTCCTCATatggttgaggaaactgaggcacagggaggggaAGTAACTTACCCAAGTCACACAGCAGAGCTGAGGCGAGCCCAAGTAGTCTGGCTCCAGATCTCATGCTGTTGAGGGTGACTTTTGTTTCCAATAGTGTGGCCTTGAATCTCAAGTGTCAAATAGGATCGTTCTACCCCCAACCCACCCTAAGATGGGATAGTGTGGCCTGTGATGGGAATGCAGGAGAAACCTGGAGGTGAAATATGGGGGATGAGGCCTCCCCCTGGCACTCTTGTGAGGGCGACTGGTGGACAGTGTGTGCTCAGCCAGTATTGGTTGTCCACAGTGTTGGGCAGCACCAGGGGGCccagaaaaaaagagggagggggcTCCCTAAAGGTAGGGGATGGAGGTCACAGGGAGACCTGACAGAGGCAAACAACTGACAGAGGTGGGACGTTGGCAAGAGCATGAAGGGAACTTAGAATCCTGGAGAGGCTGCCAGGGTGGAAGCTGCAGGCCTCTTCACCTGTGTTCTGGGCTGTCCTTGGCCTTTCTTGGGAGACACCCACAGCACAGACGAATGGTTCTGTCTCTAcgtgttttcctttttcactcaGAGCCTCAGTCTTATTCCTTAAATCCGTCCTTAACTCTGACCTTTCTTCTACTCAAACACCTCCCATGGCTCCCTACTAACCACAGAATAAAGTCCACACGTGGAATCCGGGAGAACCTGCCATCAGGGTGGGGACCCTGTGGTCAGCCAGAGAGGCAGTCGGGGTCTTGGGCTCAGACAcaccagccccacctccaccaaCCCGTGCCTGCTCCCTGGATTCCCCGCGGTCCCCCAGCGCCCTCTGCTGGCTCTCGGTGAGGCTCAGTCAGCACAATTTTATTCCTGGGAATCTGCAAAGGTAGGTGGGTGGGCTCGGTGTGGGTTCCCAGGCCAGGGGGCGGTGGGTGCATCACTGCAGGCCCGCGCTCAGCGGCTCCACCCTCAGCCAGAGTCCGCCCTCCGCGCGCAGGATCAGCTCTGGCGTCCTACGAGGCTCCTCGTCGTCGGGCAGGACACGGAAGCGCAGCAGCGTGAGCGCCAGGGCCACCTTCATCTCAGCCATAGCGAACGTCTGCCCGATGCAGTTCCTGGGGGCCGAGATGGGGGCACTGATTGTGAGAAGGCCACCCCCTGGGCCCCATCGTACCTGAAACCTGGActaggacccccacccccaccctgctcacCCTGAGGGGCACAGAGGGGTGTTAACTATGCTTGGGGCCCCGACGACGTGGGCTTGTGTATCCCCTGAGCCAGGCCCAGAATCCAGCCCCCAACTCAGAATAGCAGATATGGGGTGGGGGCGTGGAGCACACCATGGACGCCTCCTGGATTTACCCAGCCAAGCTCCATCCCCAGAACTTTGCCCGTAACCTCTggaggatgggagggaaggagagctgGAACTCTGACCATCTCCGACTTCACCCCTCCCTGCGCCCTTCTCCACTGTCGTGCCCAGACCCCCACTTCCAttaccccatccccacccagaaGCTCACTGGCCTCACCTGGGCCCTGCCGAGAAGGGAATAAAAGCCAGAGGTGACCTCCCCTTGATGTTTTCAGGGTCGAAGCGGAAGGGGTCATAGACCTGGAGGGGAGACCAAGACAGGGTTGCTGGGTGGGGTCTCCCAGGACAACCAGCCTTGGAGGGACAGATGTATGTAGTGGGGTAGGTGATGTCTCATTTCCCAAGTTAAAACTCTACCCCCTTCTCTAAGACCCCTGGAATGGACAGGTACTGGGAGGGGTAGACAGCACCTCAGGGTCTGGCCACACAGCTGGATTGTGATGGGTCCCGAAAATACTGAGGAGGCAGGTGACACCTGTGCGACAGGAGGGAGCAGTCAGGACAAGGCCCGAGAGCCTGAAAGGCCCCTCTTGCACTCCAGGAGTCTCATCCCACTCGCGTTGTGGGCACCTTTGGGAATGACACGGCCTTCTGGGAGCTCAACGTCCTGGGTACAGCGGCGAGAGATGACTGTGACCGGGGGATGCAGGCGCAGACTCTCCTTGATGCACATGGTCAGGAAGGGCAGCTCCGCCAGGTCATCCCTATGAAACCATCCCAGCCCCCTTAGAATTATCCAGAGATCAAAAACAGTTTTCCAGCCCCTCTGTTGCCCAGTGAGACCTTTTCTACCTTTAACAAAATAAACTCCAGATGGATCATATGTTTGAGAATAaaaatgcagtaaaaaaaaaaataggaaagcacAGAATTAGAAAAGTATCAGAGAAAATTTAGCTCGTGTTTTAAAGATATCTTTTCTTAGCAAAACATCATCCAAAGGAAAGTTAAACATCAACcagaaagaattaataaatttgcttaaaaataaatattctttatggCCAGAAAGCAAAATCAAAACGTAAATGagtaagcaaaaaaataaagaaattcaataTTTGCTCTTATGTATCATTGTACTAGAGATACTAGCAAATgcaattagaaaaggaaaaagagaagagtaaTGCACGTTGGAATGTTGGTGTAAATATATTATTTGACAGATAGTGATTTCATACTTAGAAAACACAAGAGAATTCATTGCAAAACTCTTACAAATATTGAAGATACAGTAAGGGACCGAATTcgtttctttaatctttttttgggggggagggtggcTGTTTAAAGTTTCGTAGCTGATATGGTTACCTGGTTCAAAatttgtaaactataaaacatcacCTACCCCTATGGCCCAATGCTACCTACTTCCCCTCTCCACAGGTTGTCTAGgttataactattttttaatgtgtccTTTTAGAGCTActtttgaagtgatggatatgctaaatactctgatatgatcattgcacagtgtataaatgtacccaaatatcatattttacTCCATAAATATCTACAGTTACTACGGGtcaattcagaaaaaataaatttaattttaaaataattcagaggCAGAAGTAatttagaggttaccagaaacaaGAGGGGAAGGAATAATGGAAGTTACTCTTAATTGGTACAGGGTTTATgcttaggatgatgaaaaagttatggaaatagaggtggtggttgtacagcattgtgaatataattaattccatgcaatgcATGTTTGAAACGGCTTAAAATAGCAATCCTTATTCTATATATGTTTAACCACAATAAAatcaaagtggaaaaaaaattaaaaagtcataaaaataatatagcagCATACTATATACTAAACACTGATctgtatcttttttcatttaacagtaTATCAATCTCTGATCGATCTTGATCCTTCTACATTGGAGATTGGTGACAAAGTAGGTTTTTCTCTACTCTGagctataaaataattttcccatggtttctcctagaactaataagagcccttttaaaaaaacattaaataattgaTTCATCttgatattatctttttataaGGTGTGAGAAGCAGGTTGACTAGAATTTTTCCCAAGCAACTTCCCAGTTGTTTAAAGAGCTTTTACAAAATgatctatttgtttttcttttgatataagatGCCATCTTTAGCAGGTACTATGTCTATGGGGGAAAATTTATATCcgtaaatttttagtttttatacttAGAAATAACAGCCAGTTggaaaaggtaataaaaaatagacactaatactaatGATATAAAACACATGCATTAAATTTAAGAAACATGAAATCTCTCTACtccaaatgaatatataaatttccTTCAATCCAAATGAAAGATACAATACACCACTACAACAAAAGTAGCTAAGGGTTACTTTAACAGAACATGCACAACATCTCTAAGCAAATATTTAAACTctattaaaagacaaaagagtATTTGAATAGATGGATATCCATTCCACACTCTGGGATAGTATGTGTCAATATTAAGAAGTAATCTATTTCCCAGGAGTCAATCATATATTCAAATTCACCAATAGAATATATTCACTTCTAATGAAAAtctacctgattttttttttttttttgaaacttgatggacttattctaaaatatttctggaagaatAAAAGGTCTTGAAGAGTTAggttaatttgaaaataaaagattaaagagGCAGAGAACTCATTCTACCAGATATTAAGACCTGTTACAAAGGTGCAGTCATACAAATCATGTGCCACTGctgcaaaaacaggaaaaaagacacacggaacagaagagagagctcAGAGACAGACACGTGAATAAGTGAAAACTTCACATCTGCTAAAGGAAGCCACACAAAACCCCGAGAAGTGTATAGTGTGTAGGGTATGTGGGTAAAAGAAAATGTGGACAAATTTGACTTAATAGAAATTAACCAAAAGTACCCCAAATGTCTAAAGGCAATCCTTAgcaacagaagacagaaaaaagacgATTTTTAATACACATtgtaataagtaaatattttttaaaagagaaggacCGCAAAAGAGAGCAAAGAATGTAAGATGAACACTCACATGGAAAGAAAACCAGTGGTTTATTATTAACATGAGCAAGAGATGCTCGATCTCACTCTTACTTAAGGAAACATGTGTTAGAAGAAATACGAAGATCAGCAAAGATTTAAAATTGAGTAATATAATAGTGTTACTGAGAAAGTTATCTGAAGCTGTTGCTGTCAGACTCAGCTAACAGGAATGGATTTgcagtcatttttaaaatcatgtaatGCAATAAAAAATGGTCTTTGATTGAGCAGTTGCACTTCTGGGAATCTGTCCTGCAGAGATGCTCACACAAGCATGTAAGCAACAGTCACCATACTCACATGTTGACCAAGTGATGTTTAATTTAGCAAAAGTCGGGAAACAAAGCAAATATAAATCAGTGGTAAGATATTtagataaattatggtacatacaCATGATAGAATACCATACAGCTGACAAAAGGGAGGAAATAGGTATCACTTTTCATATCACACACTGCAAGCTGGAAAGCAAATCAGTACAGACTCTGGAAGGTAAATTGACACTATCTATTATAATCAGACACGTGTCTTTGACATGAGATGAGCTGGATAAAATATGGAATCCATGCAGCCTGTAAAAAAAAGTGCTGTAAGACACACTGCTGAGTGgacaaaatgttataaaaaaattACGTATGTCAATGCAAAATGGTAAAAAgtatatgaacatatatatggAGATTAGATAGATTATAGATAGATAggcagatagacagacagacagacagacagacagacagacagacagacagacagacagacagacagacagatagatagatagatagatagatagatagatagatagatagatagatagatagatagatagatagatagatagatagacagatagatagatagatagatagatagatggcaAACTGATGGCTCTGGAGACCTTTTGGAAGGAAGTGAGGAGATCAGGTTGGGTGGGAGGAATGTCAAGGATAACCCAAGTCTTCTCTGTAATGTCTCATTCAGTGCATAAAGAACTAGTTCTCATCattgtttttgtcatttaaaactcatttttcatgtgatatacatacaaatggaataataattacccctttaaagaagaagaaaattctgtcatttgcagtgatatggatgaacctggagatcattatgctaagtgaattaagccagatACACCAAGACAGGTGCTGCATGATCTTACTCATCTGTGGCATATAAAATAGTCAGACTCGTAGAAACAGAGGGTACAGTGGTGGTTACAGCAGCTGGATATATAAAGGCAAGAAATGGGAAGATGATGGTCAATGGGTATAAGTTTCAGTTAGAGAAGAGAGGTAAGTTTTTTAGGTTTAAAATTGTACAACATAGTGgctacaaaataataatatttcaaagtTGGTAAGACAGTAAATTTCTAATGTTCTCCCCTAAAATTATAACTATACGAAGAGACGGACATGTGCATTTGCTTAATTTAATCATTCTatattgtgtacatatatcatctcactgtacatcagaaatatatataatcaaaatttgtcaactaaaaattaaaatcaaatttttaaataaaaccattttCAAAACTCATACtatgacagaaaagaaaataactcaaaattatATTGTTGCTGTGCAGACATGTGTCTCTCATTTGTGCAGAAAAAGAGTCTGGGTGTTTATAAAAATGTGGGCATGAGGATAGCCATTTCCTGGAAGGACACACAGCAAAGCACTGACCTTAGTCACTGCTACGGAGGGGCTTAAGAAGAAACCTCATTTTGTCGTAAATTCATCGGTAAACTTCATTTTACAAGCGCATAATTTTTCATGAGGCCTTGATTTTACCAAGCTTAAAAATGCTTCTCTGCCTCACAGGACTGTTGTGCGGAGCAAAGGCTTGGAGGAGAGCACACGACTCCCAAAATGCCTGTCCCGTCCAAAGCCTCCTCTCTGTCCCCGAGCCTCTGCCTGGCTCAGTCCTCAGAATCCCCTCCCTGTGCGGTCCGTCTACAGCTTGTCCTCTCCAGTATGCCCTCCACACCAGTTCTAGGAAGGTCCTTCTACTACCCAGATCTGACCTGTCCCTCCCCTGCTCAAACACTGCCCATGGCTCCCATTTGCCGTAGGTTAAAATCGAAGCCATTACTGTTGCTTTGCAAGACTTCCTCAGCCAGCCTCTGCTGCCACCTCCAGTTTCATCATCTCATCCTgactctgtctctccctctttgccacctttctctctctccctcctagtTCCTccccattctttctctctctatgacCCTCTTCCCACTTTCACACAagcctccccctctcctttcccctccatcttttttgttctcttctctcttctctccacctttggCTAAACTCTCCTCCTGATCTACAGCACTGTCGTTCAACTGCCCCCAAATATCTGTTGACCATCGTTAAGGGGTTCAGCtgagatacattttttaaattgtaacacAACTGATTATACACGTTTTTAGGGAACAGTGTTGACTGTCAGtgtttgtatacaatatgtgatgattgaGTCATAGTATTGGGATGTACATTATTgcaattgtaattattctttgtgtcccttacctagtttctccctaacccctctcctCTGCCTTTGCCACCTCTTgaaaccataggtctgttctgaGACACTTTTTTACCCCAGCCTTGCTTCTCTGGGAGCATCCTGACCTGGGACTGGTCCCCCACATGGCTGGGAGCTCCTGGAAGGCAGAGGCCCAGGCTGAGTCCTTTTCGTGTCTCCAGAGCACAGAAAGGGTCTGGGTAAATAATTGCAGATGGGAAGGCTGTGTGGGAGAGCTTGCTGCACAAAGATAGGATGGATGGACGATGCAGGTGTTGTGGACAAGACATGGATTAGTCTTTCTCCCTGGTGTCCCTAGTGAATCCCTGGATTAGTCAGAAGTGTAGGAATTAGGGTACAGAGGAGCAAACATCCAGAGAGTGGAGGTGTctgaaaaaatttctattttagggAGATAAGAAAGGGAGTGGAGGGaagtttattttctgaatatgTGCTGAGTGGCATCATCTGCCCTCATGCATCGCCACTAATTCTCTTAACCGCACAGACCTTGTGTCTCAAATACTTGCAATCGTTCACCTGCTAACTAGGCCCTGACTATGGGCTCTGCTTCTTTTCCCACTAAGTCACAATGGCAGAATGAACAAAAActtcttccctcttccccacctAAGGAGCAGGGCCAATGAAAGGGGCTCAGGAACAGGCCATGAAGGACCTGAACTCACCATTCAATCTCTTTAGGCTCGTGGTCCCTCAGGAGCTCTCGCACCTCCTGCCGGCAGCGCTCCTGGTATTCCGGATGCTTTGCAAGGTTGTACAGGACCCAGGAGAGTCCACTGGCTGTGGTGTCATGACCTGAGGGATAGCCAGGCAGGCTTGTGTCCCTGGGCTACTTCAGCACCGGAGGGGTGGACAGTGCCCTCACATCGAGACCCTCagggaggatgggggaggggaagatgggCAGAACTGAGTGATTCAGAGTCCACCAGCCACGTCCCTGGGATTGAGAGACACCTGTTCCCATTGTAGTCCTACATTGGGACCCTCACCCTCAAACATGAAGGTGTCAGCCTCTGCTCTGATGTCTTCATCTGACAACTCCTTCCCGTTTTCATCCTGGAGAGAAGACAATGCCCACATAGCACACTAGCTCGGTGGGCTGCTGAGTCTAACCTGAGGCAATCCTGGATATCCAGCATCTTTCCTGAAACCCAAGCTCACTCTACACGTAGACCTCTCCTGGTCACCATCACCAGAGTCCGACCCCACTGGCTTCCTCCCTGGCTACCTTGAGTCCTGTTTTGTCCATAGTGGGAGAAATCAATGATCcatgaatattttcataattctGCATGATGAGAACATTTAGGAGAAATTACTGGCAACCTGGCTTACAGCATGGTGGAATGGCAATTTGTCTCAGAAGTTAGAGATTAAGTATTGCTCCAAAGATATTTGTGCATATTCTAAGTGGTAGGTCCAGAATCTTATCTCCCCTGGAAATATTTGGGTTTTAAAGCTGGAGACATTGCCATCTCTTTGGAGAGGATTTCAGAATAaagtattctctctctctctttctctctgtctttgtgggtgtgggtgtgtgtgtttctctctaTGGAAGAAAGAATGGGCGTATGTGCCATCTGTTCTATATCATTTCCGAGACTCATCATATGGGGGCCCTCTTATGATGTAAACTCTGCCAGATATATGGGAAACACATTTTACTGCactcaaagaatttgaaaatggGAACCAGAGCTACCATCCTACTCTGTCTACTCTTCTTGCTGCGAGTAATAAATGAGCTGCTCTTAGGCAGGGGTTTGGTGAATCTGTCAGCACAGACATAGACCTAAACAAACacatagatacagatatatagatataaataacgTGGCAGAATAACTTGCTAAGCTGTAAATAGAGTAAAATCCCAGGTTCTTCCCATTTTAAATTTAGCAGTTTCCTGCTGAGTACACTCCACACAGTCATTTCTAAAACTTATCTCTGACCTGTTCTTCCCTTTCTCCAATAGTTTCCAGGGCTCCCCAGTTCCCCCTGGATCAAGTTTGAGTCCTTTATATCTGAACTTTGACATAAAGATACATTCTACCTCTTGAATGCAGGTCCCAGAGTAGCCCACCTTGCTCAGCAGGAGCACATCAATGAAGTCCAAAGTCTTGGTCTTGGCCTTGGCCTTGAGGAAATCATCAACACCCTGATCGGGGAGGGTGCGGCGCCTCTCCTGGATGACGGCGTCTGTGAAGTCGTGCACCAGGCGGCAGTCCCTGAGGAAGCGCCGCCCATCAGCAGTGAGATAGTACAGGAAGTCCACGTGCAGGACGTGATGATGTTGCCTTTTTGACACAAGAGCGCTGAGCTCCAAGATGGCAGCAATATACTCACTGGGCTTCCTGCAGGATGAGGAAATAAAGGAGGCAACAATGTAACACACCTGAAGTCTGTGAAggaactcccaccagcagctggaGTTACTTCCCATTAAGAGACTGAGTGTCCAGAAACAGACGGTCTCACAGATACACAGTGGGTATCTCCAATCTCTGTTGCCTCCACCCCATCTCAGTCCACACAACTCAGATCTCAAGCTTTTCCAACTGG includes:
- the LOC134387890 gene encoding cytochrome P450 4F2, whose amino-acid sequence is MPQLSLSWLGLGPVSASPWMLLLLLGATWLLAHVLSWTYTFYDNSRRLQCFPQPPKLNWFWGHLGLVTPTEQGMRDLTQLVSTYPQGFMGWMGPIFPIVSLCHPDIIRSVINASAAIAPKDMTFYGFLKPWLGDGLLLSAGDKWSRHRRLLTPAFHFNILKPYVKIFNHSVNVMHAKWQRLASQGSAHLDMFEHISLMTLDSLQKCVFSFDSNCQEKPSEYIAAILELSALVSKRQHHHVLHVDFLYYLTADGRRFLRDCRLVHDFTDAVIQERRRTLPDQGVDDFLKAKAKTKTLDFIDVLLLSKDENGKELSDEDIRAEADTFMFEGHDTTASGLSWVLYNLAKHPEYQERCRQEVRELLRDHEPKEIEWDDLAELPFLTMCIKESLRLHPPVTVISRRCTQDVELPEGRVIPKGVTCLLSIFGTHHNPAVWPDPEVYDPFRFDPENIKGRSPLAFIPFSAGPRNCIGQTFAMAEMKVALALTLLRFRVLPDDEEPRRTPELILRAEGGLWLRVEPLSAGLQ